A stretch of Lactuca sativa cultivar Salinas chromosome 6, Lsat_Salinas_v11, whole genome shotgun sequence DNA encodes these proteins:
- the LOC111885730 gene encoding uncharacterized protein LOC111885730, with protein MTMLYRLYNGVNLDFGVVIWQQRVQSLYSSSPHSVISCGKYWSIITKWAMDRLHVPIMADSLLLSIATFHTTKIIVTDPSKFFFIGSIPEAMYASKGQTPKKQKSDETAPSKPKQKKLKNPARRLILQSSSDSDSEYVPPGNKPPTPTESESERSDEEASDRGDTPPRSPTPEVPVRSPVPSSPPASIPISLPTTFPVITSEPTSTIPIPTPLFSQATKTTTTRDQTNVSDTGVRSSVQETTKPLSPTPSTETNTVLGIEDLEFDSFYYNPYRVQSDEDDDAPLTKKSCKELNSKLDTLMASSSSHNPNSKSAIQKMLDSFVKAHEASISRAIDAITASTKGAAELNASKVTNSITKLEEEFAAEKKIFVNLRQDIQKDNVALFSSLNERFTKLQDDLAMENSLMHELARKTTQLKTKNLQLSQANNEANQLRSKRDVVKSCDGTSETRGEGRTSLFQPPPTSQPEQQKTEHASGSGPKDKGKGPIVDDNDEEEETIADALKRKAREREIDLNDKIVKEAEERDDGF; from the exons ATGACTATGCTTTATAGGTTGTACAATGGTGTAAATCTGGACTTTGGGGTGGTCATATGGCAACAACGTGTTCAGAGTTTATACTCTTCTTCTCCCCATTCTGTGATTTCATGTGGCAAGTACTGGTCAATtatcacaaagtgggcaatggatcgcCTTCACGTTCCAATCATGGCGGACTCCCTTCTCTTATCTATCGCAACATTTCACACAACAAAGATTATCGTCACAGATCCTTCCAAGTTTTTCTTCATTGGATCGATTCCAGAAGCTATGTATGCCT CTAAGGGGCAAACCCCAAAGAAGCAAAAGTCAGACGAAACTGCTCCTTCAAAGCCTAAGCAGAAGAAGCTCAAAAATCCAGCCCGAagacttattcttcaatcctctAGTGATTCAGATTCTGAGTATGTTCCTCCAGGCAACAAACCTCCTACTCCTACAGAATCAGAGAGCGAAAGATCTGACGAGGAGGCTTCGGATCGTGGTGATACTCCACCTAGATCACCCACACCTGAGGTACCTGTTCGCTCCccagttccttcttctccacctGCTTCTATTCCAATTTCCTTACCAACAACCTTCCCAGTTATCACATCCGAACCTACCTCTACCATTCCTATTCCCACTCCTCTCTTTTCTCAAGCAACCAAAACAACCACCACTAGAGAtcaaaccaacgtatctgatacaggggttcGGTCTTCAGTCCAAGAAACAACCAAACCATTATCTCCCAcaccttcaaccgaaaccaacactGTCCTTGGTATAGaagacttggaatttgattccttCTACTACAACCCTTATCGTGTTCaaagtgatgaagatgatgatgctcctCTTACCAAAAAGAGTTGCAAGGAGCTGAATTCAAAACTTGACACTCTCATGGCCTCTTCTTCCTCTCACAATCCAAATTCTAAATCTGCTATTCAGAAAATGCTTGACTCCTTTGTCAAAGCACATGAGGCTTCCATTTCTCGTGCCATAGATGCTATTACCGCTTCAACCAAA GGAGCAGCTGAGTTGAACGCTTCTAAAGTGACCAACTCAATAACCAAGCTCGAAGAAGAATTTGCCGCTGAGAAGAAAATTTTTGTCAATCTTCGCCAAGATATTCAAAAGGACAATGTTGCTCTTTTTTCCTCTCTCAATGAGCGTTTCACCAAGCTTCAAGATGATCTAGCCATGGAGAACTCACTCATGCATGAGCTTGCTCGCAAGACCACTCAACTCAAGACCAAAAATCTCCAACTTTCTCAGGCGAACAACGAGGCTAATCAGCTTCGCTCTAAAAGGGATGTCGTCAAAAGCT GCGATGGTacctccgaaacaaggggagaaGGACGCACATCTTTGTTTCAACCTCCTCCCACTTCCCAGCCAGAACAACAAAAGACTGAGCATGCTTCAGGTTCGGGTCCTAAGGATAAAGGCAAGGGTCCAATAGTGGATGACAATGATGAGGAAGAGGAAACAATCGCTGATGCGTTGAAGCGGAAGGCGAGGGAAAGGGAAATCGATCTCAACGACAAAATTGTAAAAGAAGCTGAAGAAAgagatgatgggttttga